From a region of the Pan paniscus chromosome 19, NHGRI_mPanPan1-v2.0_pri, whole genome shotgun sequence genome:
- the RNF112 gene encoding RING finger protein 112 isoform X2, with the protein MPRPALSVTSFCHRLGKRERKQSFMGNSGNSWSHTPFPKLELGLGPQPMAPRELPTCSICLERLRDPISLDCGHDFCIRCFSTHRLPGCEPPCCPECRKICKQKRGLRSLGEKMKLLPQRPLPPALQTCPVRAEPLLLVRVNASGGLILRMGAINRCLKHPLARDTPVCLLAVLGEQHSGKSFLLNHLLQGLPGLESGEGGRPRGGEASLQGCRWGANGLARGIWMWSHPFLLGKEGKKVAVFLVDTGDAMSPELSRETRIKLCALTTMLSSYQILSTSQELKDTDLDYLEMFVHVAEVMGKHYGMVPIQHLDLLVRDSSHPNKAGQGHVGNIFQRLSGRYPKVQELLQGKRVRCCLLPAPGRRRMNQGHASPGDTDDDFRHLLGAYVSDVLSAAPQHAKSRCQGYWNEGRAVARGDRRLLTGQQLAQEIKNLSGWMGRTGPGFTSPDEMAAQLHDLRKVEAAKREFEEYVRQQDVATKRIFSALRVLPDTMRNLLSTQKDAILARHGVALLCKGRDQTLEALEAELQATAKAFMDSYTMRFCGHLAAVGGAVGAGLMGLAGGVVGAGMAAAALAAEAGMVAAGAAVGATGAAVVGGGVGAGLAATVGCMEKEEDERLLEGDREPLLQEE; encoded by the exons atgCCAAGGCCCGCCTTGTCAGTCACTTCCTTTTGTCATCGGCTTGGCAAACGG gagAGAAAACAGAGCTTCATGGGAAACAGCGGCAACAGTTG GTCCCATACACCTTTCCCCAAGTtggagctgggcctggggcccCAGCCCATGGCGCCCCGGGAGCTCCCTACCTGCTCCATCTGCCTGGAGAGGTTGCGCGACCCCATCTCACTGGACTGTGGCCACGACTTCTGCATACGGTGCTTCAGCACACACCGTCTCCCGGGCTGTGAGCCGCCCTGCTGTCCTGAGTGCCGGAAGATATGCAAGCAGAAGAGGGGCCTCCGGAGCCTGGGCGAGAAGATGAAGCTCCTGCCGCAGCGGCCGCTGCCCCCTGCACTGCAG ACGTGTCCTGTGAGGGCGGAGCCGCTGCTGCTGGTTCGCGTCAATGCCTCTGGGGGCCTCATCCTTAGGATGGGGGCCATCAACCGCTGCCTGAAGCACCCTCTGGCCAGGGACACCCCAGTCTGCCTCCTCGCTGTCCTGGGGGAGCAGCACTCAGGGAAGTCCTTCCTCCTCAACCATTTGCTTCAGGGCTTGCCGGGCCTG GAGTCTGGTGAGGGCGGCCGGCCAAGAGGAGGAGAGGCATCCCTGCAGGGCTGCAGATGGGGCGCCAATGGCCTCGCCAGGGGCATATGGATGTGGAGCCACCCCTTCTTGctggggaaagaagggaagaag GTGGCGGTGTTCCTGGTGGACACAGGGGATGCCATGAGCCCTGAGCTGAGCAGGGAAACAAGGATCAAGCTCTGTGCTCTCACCACGATGCTGAGCTCCTACCAG ATCCTCAGCACCTCCCAGGAGCTGAAGGATACAGACCTGGACTATCTGGAG ATGTTTGTCCACGTGGCCGAGGTGATGGGCAAGCATTATGGGATGGTGCCAATCCAG CATCTGGACCTCTTAGTTCGTGACTCATCCCACCCCAACAAGGCAGGGCAGGGGCATGTAGGCAACATCTTCCAG AGATTGTCTGGCAGATACCCCAAGGTGCAGGAGCTGCTGCAAGGGAAGCGAGTCCGTTGCTGCCTCTTGCCTGCCCCAGGGAGGCGGCGGATGAACCAAGGCCATGCAAGCCCTGGTG ACACAGATGATGACTTCCGCCACCTTCTGGGGGCCTACGTCTCAGATGTGCTGAGTGCGGCCCCCCAGCACGCTAAGAGCCGCTGCCAGGGGTACTGGAACGAGGGGCGCGCCGTGGCCAGGGGGGACAGACGCCTACTCACGGGGCAGCAGCTAGCTCAGGAAATCAAG AACCTCTCAGGATGGATGGGGAGGACAGGGCCCGGTTTCACCTCTCCGGATGAG ATGGCTGCTCAGCTGCACGACCTGAGGaaggtggaagctgccaagaggGAGTTCGAGGAGTATGTGAGGCAGCAG GACGTAGCCACCAAGCGCATATTCTCTGCGCTGCGGGTCCTGCCAGACACCATGCGGAACCTCCTCTCTACCCAGAAAGATGCCATTCTGGCCCGCCATGGTGTGGCCTTACTCTGCAAGGGGAGAGATCAGACCTTGGAGGCACTGGAAGCTGAGCTGCAGGCCACGGCCAAGGCCTTCATGGACTCCTACACGATGCGCTTCTGTGGCCACCTAGCTGCTGTGGGGGGTGCTGTGGGGGCCGGGCTCATGGGCCTGGCAGGGGGCGTGGTGGGTGCTGGCATGGCAGCAGCTGCACTGGCTGCAGAGGCTGGGATGGTGGCTGCTGGAGCTGCCGTGGGGGCCACAGGGGCCGCCGTGGTTGGGGGTGGCGTGGGTGCTGGGTTGGCTGCCACGGTGGGCTgcatggagaaggaggaggatgagAGGCTTCTGGAAGGGGACCGAGAGCCCCTTCTCCAGGAAGAGTAA
- the RNF112 gene encoding RING finger protein 112 isoform X1 → MPRPALSVTSFCHRLGKRERKQSFMGNSGNSWSHTPFPKLELGLGPQPMAPRELPTCSICLERLRDPISLDCGHDFCIRCFSTHRLPGCEPPCCPECRKICKQKRGLRSLGEKMKLLPQRPLPPALQETCPVRAEPLLLVRVNASGGLILRMGAINRCLKHPLARDTPVCLLAVLGEQHSGKSFLLNHLLQGLPGLESGEGGRPRGGEASLQGCRWGANGLARGIWMWSHPFLLGKEGKKVAVFLVDTGDAMSPELSRETRIKLCALTTMLSSYQILSTSQELKDTDLDYLEMFVHVAEVMGKHYGMVPIQHLDLLVRDSSHPNKAGQGHVGNIFQRLSGRYPKVQELLQGKRVRCCLLPAPGRRRMNQGHASPGDTDDDFRHLLGAYVSDVLSAAPQHAKSRCQGYWNEGRAVARGDRRLLTGQQLAQEIKNLSGWMGRTGPGFTSPDEMAAQLHDLRKVEAAKREFEEYVRQQDVATKRIFSALRVLPDTMRNLLSTQKDAILARHGVALLCKGRDQTLEALEAELQATAKAFMDSYTMRFCGHLAAVGGAVGAGLMGLAGGVVGAGMAAAALAAEAGMVAAGAAVGATGAAVVGGGVGAGLAATVGCMEKEEDERLLEGDREPLLQEE, encoded by the exons atgCCAAGGCCCGCCTTGTCAGTCACTTCCTTTTGTCATCGGCTTGGCAAACGG gagAGAAAACAGAGCTTCATGGGAAACAGCGGCAACAGTTG GTCCCATACACCTTTCCCCAAGTtggagctgggcctggggcccCAGCCCATGGCGCCCCGGGAGCTCCCTACCTGCTCCATCTGCCTGGAGAGGTTGCGCGACCCCATCTCACTGGACTGTGGCCACGACTTCTGCATACGGTGCTTCAGCACACACCGTCTCCCGGGCTGTGAGCCGCCCTGCTGTCCTGAGTGCCGGAAGATATGCAAGCAGAAGAGGGGCCTCCGGAGCCTGGGCGAGAAGATGAAGCTCCTGCCGCAGCGGCCGCTGCCCCCTGCACTGCAG GAGACGTGTCCTGTGAGGGCGGAGCCGCTGCTGCTGGTTCGCGTCAATGCCTCTGGGGGCCTCATCCTTAGGATGGGGGCCATCAACCGCTGCCTGAAGCACCCTCTGGCCAGGGACACCCCAGTCTGCCTCCTCGCTGTCCTGGGGGAGCAGCACTCAGGGAAGTCCTTCCTCCTCAACCATTTGCTTCAGGGCTTGCCGGGCCTG GAGTCTGGTGAGGGCGGCCGGCCAAGAGGAGGAGAGGCATCCCTGCAGGGCTGCAGATGGGGCGCCAATGGCCTCGCCAGGGGCATATGGATGTGGAGCCACCCCTTCTTGctggggaaagaagggaagaag GTGGCGGTGTTCCTGGTGGACACAGGGGATGCCATGAGCCCTGAGCTGAGCAGGGAAACAAGGATCAAGCTCTGTGCTCTCACCACGATGCTGAGCTCCTACCAG ATCCTCAGCACCTCCCAGGAGCTGAAGGATACAGACCTGGACTATCTGGAG ATGTTTGTCCACGTGGCCGAGGTGATGGGCAAGCATTATGGGATGGTGCCAATCCAG CATCTGGACCTCTTAGTTCGTGACTCATCCCACCCCAACAAGGCAGGGCAGGGGCATGTAGGCAACATCTTCCAG AGATTGTCTGGCAGATACCCCAAGGTGCAGGAGCTGCTGCAAGGGAAGCGAGTCCGTTGCTGCCTCTTGCCTGCCCCAGGGAGGCGGCGGATGAACCAAGGCCATGCAAGCCCTGGTG ACACAGATGATGACTTCCGCCACCTTCTGGGGGCCTACGTCTCAGATGTGCTGAGTGCGGCCCCCCAGCACGCTAAGAGCCGCTGCCAGGGGTACTGGAACGAGGGGCGCGCCGTGGCCAGGGGGGACAGACGCCTACTCACGGGGCAGCAGCTAGCTCAGGAAATCAAG AACCTCTCAGGATGGATGGGGAGGACAGGGCCCGGTTTCACCTCTCCGGATGAG ATGGCTGCTCAGCTGCACGACCTGAGGaaggtggaagctgccaagaggGAGTTCGAGGAGTATGTGAGGCAGCAG GACGTAGCCACCAAGCGCATATTCTCTGCGCTGCGGGTCCTGCCAGACACCATGCGGAACCTCCTCTCTACCCAGAAAGATGCCATTCTGGCCCGCCATGGTGTGGCCTTACTCTGCAAGGGGAGAGATCAGACCTTGGAGGCACTGGAAGCTGAGCTGCAGGCCACGGCCAAGGCCTTCATGGACTCCTACACGATGCGCTTCTGTGGCCACCTAGCTGCTGTGGGGGGTGCTGTGGGGGCCGGGCTCATGGGCCTGGCAGGGGGCGTGGTGGGTGCTGGCATGGCAGCAGCTGCACTGGCTGCAGAGGCTGGGATGGTGGCTGCTGGAGCTGCCGTGGGGGCCACAGGGGCCGCCGTGGTTGGGGGTGGCGTGGGTGCTGGGTTGGCTGCCACGGTGGGCTgcatggagaaggaggaggatgagAGGCTTCTGGAAGGGGACCGAGAGCCCCTTCTCCAGGAAGAGTAA